A part of Solicola gregarius genomic DNA contains:
- a CDS encoding shikimate dehydrogenase: protein MTRYKVGLLGHGIGPSLSPAMHMREAEHLGLEYEYRTVDLIDSPDVDLGAELSRLEAEGFVATNVTHPYKLAVLEYVDERSDVVRRVGSANLVLLGEGRRTAHNTDCTGFRAALELFLAGRPAGGTVVQVGAGGAGLATASSLVDMDLDRVVVHDLNEDATSAMVQRFAEASGGRLVTSGGRIDEWLPVADGVVHVTPTGMKQHPGVAIDVERLRPSAWVAEVVYFPLETELVRRARARGLATLDGGGMAVGQAVDSLRLITGREPNTARMHAHFDELIASADRAGH, encoded by the coding sequence ATGACGCGCTACAAGGTGGGACTGCTCGGTCACGGGATCGGGCCGTCCCTCTCGCCCGCCATGCATATGCGGGAGGCCGAGCATCTCGGCCTCGAGTACGAGTACCGAACCGTCGACCTGATCGACTCGCCGGACGTCGACCTCGGCGCCGAGCTGAGTCGGCTCGAAGCGGAAGGGTTCGTCGCGACCAACGTGACGCATCCGTACAAGTTGGCGGTGCTGGAGTACGTCGACGAACGCAGCGACGTCGTACGCCGGGTCGGCTCGGCCAACCTGGTGCTCCTCGGAGAAGGCAGGCGCACGGCGCACAACACCGACTGCACCGGATTTCGTGCCGCCCTCGAGCTCTTCCTCGCCGGGCGCCCGGCCGGAGGGACCGTGGTGCAGGTCGGAGCGGGAGGTGCCGGGCTGGCGACCGCATCCTCCTTGGTCGACATGGATCTCGACCGCGTCGTCGTCCATGACCTCAACGAGGACGCCACCTCGGCGATGGTGCAGCGGTTCGCCGAGGCGTCCGGCGGACGTCTGGTCACCAGCGGAGGCCGAATCGACGAGTGGCTCCCGGTCGCGGACGGCGTGGTGCATGTGACGCCGACCGGCATGAAACAGCACCCGGGCGTCGCGATCGACGTCGAGCGCCTGCGTCCGTCCGCGTGGGTGGCGGAAGTCGTGTACTTCCCGCTGGAGACCGAGCTGGTCAGACGAGCCCGCGCGCGAGGGCTCGCAACCCTCGACGGCGGTGGGATGGCCGTCGGTCAGGCGGTCGACAGCCTGCGGCTGATCACCGGCAGGGAACCGAACACGGCGCGGATGCACGCGCATTTCGACGAGCTGATCGCATCCGCCGACCGCGCCGGGCACTGA
- a CDS encoding class I SAM-dependent methyltransferase: protein MEQRGHPESDPEFRPLGSIDFEPATCPVCGFDEVGRQLRKKFQDIDLCFGVCVRCGTLYANPRMTTDSLHTVYDSEEFFEGRENNLNYYSFLSGERYLRRTARGRIDRFRDKAPGRNLLEVASAAGFFLAEAKESGFDAEGVEISKPMAKYASDRWGVPVRAGSIEDVELEDESFDVIASWGVMTILRNPAAVMAKFHAALRPGGVWAFNTYDCRSLWGRLFGSRWYILVPNTSQIHNDRTLRRLIDEAGFDLVARRRDRPYASVERLLFVLLSHVSHGVRDKFFERVHFLNRLIIPVRAPDTFEYVCIKR from the coding sequence ATGGAACAACGCGGGCATCCCGAGAGTGACCCAGAGTTCCGACCTCTGGGATCCATCGACTTCGAACCGGCAACCTGCCCGGTCTGCGGCTTCGACGAGGTCGGCAGGCAGCTACGGAAGAAGTTCCAGGACATCGACCTGTGCTTCGGCGTCTGCGTACGGTGCGGCACGTTGTACGCGAACCCGCGCATGACCACCGACTCGCTGCACACGGTGTACGACTCCGAGGAGTTCTTCGAGGGCCGGGAGAACAATCTCAACTACTACTCGTTCCTCAGCGGCGAACGCTATCTGCGCCGCACGGCGCGCGGACGCATCGACCGCTTCCGCGACAAGGCACCAGGGCGCAACCTGCTGGAGGTCGCGTCGGCCGCCGGGTTCTTCCTCGCCGAGGCCAAGGAGAGCGGGTTCGATGCCGAGGGCGTCGAGATCTCGAAGCCGATGGCCAAGTACGCGTCGGATCGATGGGGCGTGCCCGTGCGAGCCGGATCGATCGAGGACGTCGAGCTGGAGGACGAGTCGTTCGATGTGATCGCCTCCTGGGGCGTCATGACCATCCTGCGCAACCCGGCGGCCGTGATGGCCAAGTTTCATGCCGCGTTGCGACCCGGCGGCGTCTGGGCGTTCAACACCTACGACTGCCGGTCGTTGTGGGGACGCCTGTTCGGCTCTCGCTGGTACATCCTGGTGCCCAACACCAGCCAGATCCACAATGACCGCACGCTGCGCCGGCTCATCGACGAGGCCGGGTTCGACCTGGTGGCTCGACGGCGGGACCGTCCGTACGCGAGTGTCGAACGCCTCCTGTTCGTCCTGCTTTCCCACGTCAGTCACGGCGTACGCGACAAGTTCTTCGAGCGCGTGCACTTCCTCAACCGGCTGATCATCCCCGTTCGCGCCCCCGACACGTTCGAGTACGTCTGTATCAAGCGCTAG
- a CDS encoding bifunctional sugar phosphate isomerase/epimerase/4-hydroxyphenylpyruvate dioxygenase family protein produces MRRSIATVCLSGSLEEKLTAAAAAGFDGVEIFEPDLVVSDSSPEEIRALADRLGLSIDLYQPFRDFEGVTPDLLEANLRRARTRFEVMRRLGADTILVCSNVGTATIDSDQVSADQLHRLGDLAASYGIRVAYEALAWGTYVDDYRHSWRIVERVDHEAVGVCLDSFHILSRGHDPAAIEDIPGEKIFFVQLADAPALSMDVLSWSRHHRLFPGEGAFDLGRFVVHLARAGYDGPLSLEVFNDTFRQTDTRRTAEHALRSLVWLEDRAARLLGPTDSLSRIADVDVPTGLDYVEIKAEDTSGVEVMLDQLGLVFRGKHRTKSVRLWSAGQARIVLNEEHARDLEPHVAGVGFQVRDAAATSERARDLAVRPAARRTHAGEQRLSGFVAPSGLEVFLNGRSAGGAEPFWAEEFEHGHVASDSGVASVDHVNLAHSWEAHDEAVLFYTSVLGLEAPSATEIAGPQGLVRSQVMSNANGSVRIPMNVAPAGQTRFPEHVALRCDDVAAVARHARERGLRPLPVPANYYDDLRARFDLADDVLERLRSNDLLYDRDDRGEFRHFYTPRIGRVFFEVVERVDGYDGYGADSAPTRLAAQARLDRLVAPRSTSA; encoded by the coding sequence GTGCGACGCTCGATCGCGACGGTGTGCCTGAGCGGAAGCCTCGAGGAGAAGCTGACCGCTGCCGCGGCGGCCGGCTTCGACGGGGTCGAGATCTTCGAGCCCGACCTCGTGGTCAGCGACTCCAGCCCAGAGGAGATCCGTGCTCTCGCCGACCGGCTCGGCCTCAGCATCGACCTCTACCAACCCTTCAGGGACTTCGAGGGCGTCACGCCCGACCTGCTCGAGGCCAACCTGCGCCGGGCGCGTACGCGCTTCGAGGTCATGCGGCGACTGGGCGCGGACACCATTCTCGTCTGCAGCAACGTCGGGACGGCGACCATCGACTCCGACCAGGTGTCGGCCGACCAGCTGCATCGGTTGGGCGATCTCGCGGCGTCGTACGGGATCCGGGTGGCGTACGAGGCATTGGCGTGGGGCACGTACGTCGACGACTATCGCCACTCCTGGCGCATCGTCGAGCGCGTCGACCACGAAGCGGTGGGGGTGTGCCTCGACAGCTTCCACATTCTCTCGCGGGGCCATGACCCCGCTGCGATCGAGGACATCCCGGGCGAGAAGATCTTCTTCGTCCAGCTCGCGGACGCGCCGGCGCTCAGCATGGATGTGCTCTCGTGGAGCCGCCACCACCGGCTCTTCCCCGGCGAGGGCGCGTTCGACCTGGGTCGGTTCGTCGTGCACCTCGCTCGGGCCGGGTACGACGGCCCGCTCTCGCTCGAGGTATTCAACGACACCTTCAGACAGACCGACACGCGGCGGACCGCAGAGCACGCGCTGCGCTCGCTGGTCTGGCTCGAGGACCGAGCCGCCCGACTCCTCGGCCCGACCGATTCGCTGAGCCGGATCGCAGACGTCGACGTACCGACCGGCCTCGACTACGTCGAGATCAAGGCCGAGGACACCAGCGGGGTCGAGGTCATGCTCGACCAGCTCGGCCTCGTCTTCCGGGGGAAGCATCGGACCAAGTCGGTACGCCTCTGGTCGGCCGGCCAGGCGCGGATCGTGCTCAACGAGGAACATGCCCGCGACCTGGAGCCGCACGTCGCCGGTGTCGGGTTCCAGGTACGCGACGCCGCCGCGACCAGCGAGCGCGCACGAGACCTGGCCGTACGACCGGCCGCGCGTCGTACGCACGCGGGCGAGCAGCGGCTCTCCGGGTTCGTGGCCCCCAGCGGGCTCGAGGTGTTCCTCAACGGTCGCTCCGCGGGCGGCGCCGAGCCGTTCTGGGCCGAGGAGTTCGAACACGGCCACGTCGCGAGCGACAGCGGCGTCGCGTCGGTAGATCACGTCAATCTGGCGCACAGCTGGGAGGCCCACGACGAGGCGGTTCTCTTCTATACAAGCGTCCTCGGCCTTGAGGCGCCGAGCGCGACGGAGATCGCGGGACCGCAAGGCCTGGTGCGCAGCCAGGTGATGAGCAATGCGAACGGCAGCGTACGGATCCCGATGAATGTCGCACCGGCCGGACAGACGCGCTTCCCCGAGCACGTCGCGCTGCGGTGCGACGACGTGGCGGCGGTCGCCCGGCACGCGCGCGAGCGTGGCCTCCGACCGCTGCCCGTTCCGGCCAACTACTACGACGACCTACGCGCGCGGTTCGACCTCGCCGACGATGTCCTGGAGCGCCTGCGGAGCAACGACCTGCTCTATGACCGCGACGATCGCGGTGAGTTCCGACACTTCTACACACCCCGGATCGGACGCGTCTTCTTCGAGGTGGTCGAACGCGTCGACGGGTACGACGGCTATGGCGCGGACAGCGCTCCGACCCGCCTCGCTGCACAGGCGCGCCTCGACCGGTTGGTGGCGCCGCGATCCACTAGCGCTTGA
- a CDS encoding LacI family DNA-binding transcriptional regulator: protein MEQPTIYDVARRAGVAASTVSRAFSKPGRVSEPTRKRVLDAAGELGYVPDPRARPVSRSQHRTVAMVLSDITNPHFFELIRGAEQRAKAAETTLVIVNAEESPRIELDQVNGLAPTVDGFVLASSRLHDHELRDLAERHRIVLLNRELPGLASVALDTAAGCRQILEHFASFGHAGFTYCAGPPGSWMGATRWAALSAGAEEYGLAARRIGPYTPTVANGGAAADGALRADTTALVAHNDLLAIGVLRRLAQRGVRVPDDISVVGFDDIFAAEFVQPTLTTLGGPGAHAGRLAIELLLDQFAGRTPRGETGGSLHQIRLPTGLVLRESSGVAPER from the coding sequence GTGGAGCAGCCGACGATCTACGACGTGGCCCGACGAGCGGGTGTCGCCGCGTCCACCGTTTCGCGCGCGTTCAGCAAGCCGGGTCGGGTCAGCGAACCCACCCGGAAACGGGTGCTCGATGCCGCCGGCGAGCTCGGGTACGTACCGGACCCGCGGGCGCGGCCGGTGTCGCGTTCGCAGCATCGGACCGTCGCGATGGTGCTCTCGGACATCACCAACCCGCACTTCTTCGAGCTCATCCGTGGCGCGGAGCAGCGAGCCAAGGCCGCCGAGACGACACTTGTCATCGTCAACGCCGAGGAGTCGCCGCGGATCGAACTGGACCAGGTCAACGGGCTCGCACCAACGGTCGACGGGTTCGTACTGGCATCGAGCCGACTGCATGACCACGAGCTACGCGACCTGGCAGAGCGGCACCGCATCGTGTTGCTGAACCGGGAGCTTCCCGGATTGGCCAGCGTCGCTCTCGACACTGCTGCCGGGTGCCGCCAGATCCTTGAGCACTTCGCCTCCTTCGGGCATGCGGGGTTCACGTACTGCGCCGGACCGCCCGGCTCGTGGATGGGCGCCACGCGCTGGGCCGCACTGAGCGCCGGCGCCGAGGAGTACGGGCTCGCCGCCCGGCGGATCGGCCCGTACACGCCGACCGTTGCGAACGGCGGCGCCGCGGCCGACGGGGCCCTGCGCGCCGACACAACGGCGCTGGTCGCGCACAACGACCTCCTCGCCATCGGCGTGCTGCGACGCCTCGCCCAGCGTGGTGTGCGGGTGCCCGACGACATCAGCGTCGTCGGCTTCGACGACATCTTCGCGGCCGAGTTCGTACAGCCGACACTGACGACGCTCGGTGGTCCCGGAGCGCACGCCGGCCGGCTGGCGATCGAGCTGCTGCTGGACCAGTTCGCCGGTCGTACTCCTCGAGGGGAGACGGGCGGATCGCTGCACCAGATCCGGCTGCCGACCGGTCTCGTGCTGCGGGAGTCCTCCGGTGTCGCGCCGGAGCGTTAG
- a CDS encoding TRAP transporter small permease has protein sequence MSAVPVRTRRSPLARLIRILTAVEMGVACLALALIFVLVLLQAAQRYLPIDSFTWTAELSQFGLVWLTFAAAGVLVTRDGHIALQLVDNIPNELVVRALHVLALVLVTVIGAGFAWACESLVEESKNLSSPSLGLPMSWVYVIPMIGFASTAVRAAVGAALVARYGVPASSGSDELDIQVNGPVDLDGRVEGEARP, from the coding sequence GTGTCCGCAGTCCCCGTTCGTACGCGGCGCTCGCCGCTTGCGCGCCTGATACGGATCTTGACGGCAGTCGAGATGGGCGTTGCGTGTCTTGCGCTCGCGCTCATCTTCGTACTGGTGTTGTTGCAGGCCGCCCAACGCTACCTGCCGATCGACAGCTTCACCTGGACCGCCGAGCTCTCCCAGTTCGGCCTGGTCTGGCTGACGTTCGCCGCCGCCGGCGTCCTCGTCACCCGCGACGGGCACATTGCCCTGCAACTCGTCGACAACATCCCGAACGAGCTGGTGGTTCGCGCCCTGCACGTGCTCGCGCTGGTACTGGTCACCGTCATCGGCGCCGGGTTCGCCTGGGCGTGCGAGAGCCTCGTGGAGGAGTCGAAGAACCTCTCCTCACCGTCGCTCGGACTCCCGATGTCGTGGGTGTACGTGATCCCCATGATCGGATTCGCCAGTACGGCGGTCCGGGCGGCCGTCGGTGCGGCCCTCGTGGCGCGGTACGGCGTGCCCGCATCGAGCGGGTCGGACGAGCTCGACATCCAGGTCAACGGGCCCGTCGACCTCGACGGCCGGGTCGAAGGCGAGGCAAGGCCGTGA
- a CDS encoding TRAP transporter large permease, with protein sequence MTVTLLLLAIIALLILRVPVAFAFLGPGLAYLLLTDQSLGLAMRLIADSTASFPLLAVPLFVLLGVVANHAGIADRLFDFALALFGRVRGGLGYVSVGVSLGFSWMSGSAVADAAALSKVEIPAMARNGYSRRFGLGVVGASALIAPVMPPSIPAVIFAGQAAVSTGALFAASVIPAILMAIGLCITVFLLVRRQADIQHIGFSWARVAHTGRRVILPLGAPVIILGGILAGYFTPTEAAAVGALYMFVLGFAYRALHVRMLARIFSETVMTTAAIMLIVSSAALLGYVLARERVPQDLAEFVLGLTDDGTVFLLLVAVLMLLLGTVIDATATLVLVVPILMPISMQLGVDPIVLGVLMIISLMIGLLTPPVGTVLYVLSSTQKVPVGEVFRGTLPFLVPLVVVCLTVIAFPGYVTWLPDRLGL encoded by the coding sequence GTGACCGTCACGCTGCTGCTGCTCGCCATCATCGCGCTGTTGATACTGCGCGTTCCCGTCGCCTTCGCGTTCCTCGGGCCCGGCCTGGCGTACCTGTTGTTGACCGACCAGTCGCTCGGCCTCGCCATGCGGCTGATCGCCGACTCCACCGCGAGCTTCCCGCTCCTCGCCGTCCCGTTGTTCGTACTGCTCGGCGTGGTGGCGAACCACGCCGGTATCGCCGACCGCCTCTTCGACTTCGCACTCGCGCTGTTCGGCAGGGTCCGCGGGGGTCTCGGGTACGTCAGTGTCGGCGTCAGCCTGGGGTTCTCCTGGATGAGCGGGTCTGCGGTCGCCGATGCTGCCGCGCTGAGCAAGGTGGAGATTCCGGCCATGGCCCGCAACGGTTATTCGCGCCGGTTCGGTCTCGGCGTCGTCGGCGCTTCCGCGCTGATCGCACCCGTGATGCCGCCGAGCATCCCCGCCGTCATCTTCGCGGGGCAGGCGGCCGTGTCGACCGGGGCGCTGTTCGCCGCGTCGGTGATCCCCGCAATCCTGATGGCGATCGGGCTCTGCATCACGGTCTTCCTCCTGGTGCGCCGCCAGGCCGACATCCAACACATCGGGTTCTCCTGGGCGCGGGTCGCTCATACCGGCCGGCGGGTGATCCTCCCGCTCGGTGCGCCGGTGATCATCCTGGGCGGCATCCTCGCCGGCTATTTCACCCCGACCGAGGCGGCGGCCGTAGGCGCGCTGTACATGTTCGTGCTCGGCTTCGCGTACCGCGCACTCCACGTACGCATGCTGGCGCGGATCTTCTCGGAGACGGTGATGACGACCGCGGCGATCATGCTGATCGTGTCCTCCGCGGCATTGCTCGGGTACGTGCTCGCGCGCGAGCGGGTGCCGCAGGATCTCGCCGAGTTCGTGCTGGGGCTCACCGACGACGGCACGGTGTTCCTGTTGCTGGTCGCCGTCCTGATGCTGCTCCTGGGCACGGTCATCGACGCCACCGCGACGCTCGTCCTGGTGGTGCCGATCCTGATGCCGATCAGCATGCAGCTCGGCGTCGACCCCATCGTGCTCGGCGTGCTGATGATCATCTCGCTGATGATCGGGCTGCTCACGCCACCGGTCGGCACGGTGCTCTACGTACTCAGCTCGACGCAGAAGGTCCCGGTGGGAGAGGTATTCCGGGGCACGCTTCCGTTCCTCGTACCGCTCGTCGTCGTCTGTCTGACAGTCATCGCGTTTCCGGGCTACGTGACGTGGTTGCCGGATCGGCTCGGCCTATGA
- a CDS encoding dihydrofolate reductase family protein yields MTATYTFDVFASLDGYGTNSGSWGGYWGKQGPELLEHRLALYDAEQRMVFGANTYRAFARMLASSTDESEVRDAWVTRMRNLPATVVSTTLEGPLDWPDATVASGDAVDVVARLKQQSEVPLRSHGSLSMNRALMAAGLVDHVQVTIFPVITGQTGTEPVFADAADFDLELVDTRTLDRDIQQLTYRPSVHV; encoded by the coding sequence ATGACCGCTACCTACACCTTCGACGTCTTCGCGAGCCTCGACGGCTACGGCACCAATAGCGGCAGCTGGGGCGGCTACTGGGGAAAGCAGGGCCCGGAGCTGCTCGAGCACCGGCTCGCGTTGTACGACGCGGAGCAGCGGATGGTCTTCGGGGCCAACACCTATCGCGCGTTCGCGCGGATGCTGGCGTCGAGTACCGACGAGTCCGAGGTACGTGACGCCTGGGTCACCCGGATGCGGAACCTGCCGGCGACGGTTGTCTCGACCACCCTGGAGGGTCCCCTCGACTGGCCGGACGCGACCGTCGCGAGCGGTGACGCCGTCGACGTCGTCGCCCGCCTCAAGCAACAGTCCGAGGTGCCGTTGCGCTCGCACGGCAGCCTGTCTATGAACCGCGCGTTGATGGCCGCCGGTCTCGTCGACCACGTCCAGGTGACGATCTTCCCGGTGATCACCGGCCAGACCGGGACCGAACCGGTCTTCGCCGATGCGGCCGACTTCGACCTCGAGCTGGTCGACACCCGCACCCTCGACCGCGACATCCAACAGCTCACCTACCGGCCGAGCGTGCATGTCTGA
- a CDS encoding DctP family TRAP transporter solute-binding subunit — protein MKTNRERLALVAALSVPLALAACGGDDSSGGGDVELTLAHSYTEDQPQHTCGAEVIKDEVEAADVGVSVEIYPASQLGEDADRIASVQSGDIDIDIQGASALAAVYDPVGVIDAAYAFDDAAHLERFFEEGAADQLRKDFKAASDVSILGAWSAGAREFTANKPIREPADLEGLRMRFPGSPQFLLNAKALGADATEVAYEELYLALQQGVVDGQENPLTNIDASNLVEVQDYLSISDHAQNSNLIVAAPSYDDLTSEQQSALDDAVAAAVKQMPGCVEKAEKEILDKWESEDAIDIVDDVDQEAFADQTDAWFRENLKGDSLAVYEAIKDSAQ, from the coding sequence ATGAAGACCAACCGTGAGAGGCTCGCGCTCGTCGCAGCCCTGAGTGTCCCGTTGGCGCTGGCCGCCTGTGGCGGCGACGACTCGTCCGGCGGAGGCGACGTCGAGCTGACCCTCGCCCACAGCTACACCGAGGACCAGCCACAGCACACCTGTGGCGCTGAGGTGATCAAGGACGAGGTCGAGGCCGCCGATGTCGGGGTGTCGGTAGAGATCTACCCCGCCAGCCAGCTCGGCGAGGACGCCGACCGGATCGCCTCCGTGCAGTCCGGCGACATCGACATCGACATCCAGGGCGCGTCCGCGCTGGCGGCCGTGTACGACCCGGTCGGCGTGATCGACGCGGCGTACGCGTTCGACGACGCCGCGCATCTGGAGAGGTTCTTCGAGGAGGGTGCGGCCGACCAGCTCCGCAAGGACTTCAAGGCCGCCTCCGACGTCTCGATCCTCGGCGCATGGTCGGCCGGTGCGCGCGAGTTCACCGCGAACAAGCCGATCCGCGAGCCGGCGGACCTCGAAGGGCTGCGGATGCGATTCCCCGGATCTCCGCAGTTCCTGCTGAATGCCAAGGCACTCGGTGCGGATGCGACCGAGGTCGCGTACGAGGAGCTGTACCTCGCGCTGCAGCAGGGCGTCGTCGACGGTCAGGAGAATCCGCTGACCAACATCGACGCCAGCAACCTCGTGGAGGTGCAGGACTATCTCAGCATCTCCGACCATGCACAGAACTCGAACCTGATCGTGGCCGCGCCGTCGTACGACGATCTGACGAGCGAGCAGCAGTCCGCGCTCGACGACGCTGTGGCCGCCGCCGTGAAGCAGATGCCGGGGTGCGTCGAGAAGGCAGAGAAGGAGATCCTCGACAAATGGGAGAGCGAGGACGCGATCGACATCGTCGATGACGTCGACCAGGAGGCGTTCGCCGACCAGACCGACGCCTGGTTCCGCGAGAACCTCAAGGGTGACTCGCTCGCGGTCTACGAGGCAATCAAGGACTCGGCGCAGTGA
- a CDS encoding ABC transporter ATP-binding protein, translating into MSVIETAGLTKRYARVTALDQLDVNVGDGVTGLVGANGAGKSTLIKILLGLVPATSGTATVLGHDVATEGGRIRSLVGYMPEHDCLPADTSASDMVVHLGQMSGLPYAAARERAADVLRHVGLAEERYRPIGGYSTGMKQRAKLAQALVHDPRLVLLDEPTNGLDPSSRNDMLTLVRRVGKEFGIAVLVTSHLLGELEQVSDHVVVLDSGRLLRSSATTDFLYATGSLLVEVQGLPDADRLLGQALVAAGLEARPAEGALIEVDVRDASTPDLVRDLTVDLGLGLVRMQERHHRIEDVFRDGGAGSVQPV; encoded by the coding sequence GTGAGCGTCATCGAGACCGCGGGCCTGACCAAGAGGTACGCACGTGTGACCGCGCTCGACCAACTGGACGTGAATGTCGGTGACGGCGTCACCGGGCTGGTCGGCGCCAACGGTGCGGGCAAGTCGACGCTGATCAAGATCCTGCTGGGCTTGGTTCCCGCAACGAGTGGGACGGCGACGGTGCTCGGGCACGATGTCGCCACCGAGGGTGGACGGATTCGGTCGCTGGTCGGCTACATGCCCGAGCACGACTGTCTCCCGGCAGACACGTCGGCCAGCGACATGGTCGTGCATCTGGGTCAGATGTCGGGGCTGCCGTACGCCGCCGCGCGCGAACGGGCGGCCGACGTACTCCGCCACGTCGGTCTGGCCGAGGAACGCTACCGTCCGATCGGGGGCTACTCGACCGGCATGAAGCAGCGCGCGAAGCTCGCTCAGGCGCTGGTGCACGACCCGAGGCTGGTACTCCTCGACGAGCCGACCAACGGGCTCGATCCGTCCTCACGCAACGACATGCTCACCCTCGTCCGCCGGGTAGGCAAGGAGTTCGGCATCGCGGTGCTGGTCACCTCGCACCTGCTCGGCGAGCTGGAGCAGGTGAGCGACCACGTCGTCGTGCTCGACAGCGGCAGGCTCTTGCGCTCCTCGGCGACGACCGACTTCCTGTACGCGACCGGCAGCCTCCTCGTCGAGGTACAGGGCCTGCCCGACGCCGACCGGCTGCTCGGCCAGGCGCTGGTCGCCGCCGGGCTGGAGGCCCGCCCCGCCGAGGGCGCCCTGATCGAGGTCGACGTACGCGACGCGAGCACACCGGACCTCGTACGCGACCTCACCGTCGACCTCGGTCTCGGTCTGGTGCGGATGCAGGAGCGCCACCACCGCATCGAGGACGTCTTCCGCGACGGGGGTGCAGGCAGTGTCCAGCCCGTCTGA
- a CDS encoding phosphotriesterase family protein — translation MTGVGGDPSAAVPTYRGSVDAADLGWTLTHEHLFVLFPELDREHPHPEWDPDAAVASAVRGLEELFDLGVRTVVDLTVPGLGRSAELVGRVARRVRVNIVAATGWYTDDVLPPYFRTHGPGRLVGGPDPLVEILRRDVVDGIGETGVRAGVLKAVTDAPGLTPDVVRVMEAAATVHHETGVPVTTHSNPALRNGLDQARFFLERGVPASHLVIGHSGDSTDLDYVLELVDTGATLGMDRFGMSHTGDDTTRIAMVAELVRRGYASQLVLSHDSAYFSRITPPSWRRTNAPHWTPDHLSRRVVPTLRDQGVDDAAIETMMIANPRRLLTAAPVGAVR, via the coding sequence GTGACGGGCGTTGGGGGCGACCCCAGCGCCGCCGTCCCTACCTACCGCGGGTCGGTGGACGCCGCCGACCTGGGGTGGACACTCACCCACGAGCACCTGTTCGTGCTGTTCCCCGAGCTGGATCGAGAGCACCCTCATCCCGAGTGGGATCCCGACGCCGCGGTGGCGTCGGCCGTACGCGGGCTCGAGGAGCTCTTCGATCTCGGCGTTCGAACGGTCGTCGACCTCACCGTGCCCGGCTTGGGGCGTAGTGCCGAGCTGGTCGGCCGGGTCGCACGGCGGGTGCGGGTGAACATCGTCGCGGCGACCGGTTGGTACACCGACGACGTCCTGCCTCCGTACTTTCGCACCCACGGTCCGGGTCGCCTGGTCGGTGGTCCGGACCCGCTCGTCGAGATCCTCCGGCGCGACGTCGTCGACGGGATCGGTGAGACCGGCGTACGCGCGGGCGTACTGAAGGCCGTCACCGACGCACCGGGTCTCACGCCGGACGTGGTTCGGGTGATGGAGGCGGCCGCGACCGTCCACCACGAGACCGGGGTGCCGGTCACGACCCACAGCAACCCGGCGCTGCGTAACGGCCTCGACCAGGCGCGCTTCTTCCTCGAGCGCGGCGTACCGGCATCGCACCTGGTCATCGGCCACAGCGGCGACAGCACCGACCTCGACTACGTCCTCGAGCTCGTCGACACCGGAGCCACCCTCGGGATGGACCGCTTCGGCATGTCGCACACAGGCGACGACACGACCCGGATCGCGATGGTCGCGGAGCTGGTCCGTCGGGGGTACGCGAGCCAGCTGGTGCTCTCGCACGACAGCGCGTACTTCAGCCGGATCACGCCTCCCTCCTGGCGGCGCACGAACGCACCGCACTGGACGCCCGACCACCTGAGCCGTCGCGTCGTACCAACGCTGCGAGATCAGGGAGTCGACGACGCGGCGATCGAGACCATGATGATCGCCAACCCACGCCGGCTGCTGACGGCCGCACCCGTCGGAGCGGTCCGATGA